The following DNA comes from Nicotiana sylvestris chromosome 10, ASM39365v2, whole genome shotgun sequence.
AGAGGGTTGCCCCCCAACTACACTAGATAGCTCAGACAACTTTCACTACTAAAAATTAGGTTTTAGCGACAGACAAGTTATGTAGCTAAATAGAAAAATCTATCGCTAATCTCATTTTGCGACGGATTAGCAACGAATTATCATGAAATTATTTTAGCTATGAGCATTTTAGCGGAAGATTAGTGACGACGTTAGTAGCTAATTCTAGTTTTTTTGTAGCAATTGTTgtagttgtctgcatccagttgttgagactcacCAGTGTCTGAGAAATCCGTAAGGCAAATAGTGGCCTAATGGGCATAGAAACCACCTTCAGAGCTCATGTAGGCAATGGAGCAGGGGCTGATGGTGGCTGAGGAGAATTGTCTCTAGAAATATTGGAAGGCTCAACTGATGAGGAAGAGATATTAGAGAGACCAAAATCTGCTACTACAAGCTCATCAGACTAGCTAGTAGCAGTGGAAGGCTGGTTGCTCTTCTTTGGGTTCCTGGGTTATTACAGCTTTTACAAAGGGTCCAGATGGATTAGTTTTCATATCAAATGGTCTGGACTCCACTTTGGCATCTGTCAAATACTCTGTAATGGTGTTGGTGCAGGGGTAGGAAGTGTTACCCTACTATGCTACCAAAGTGATATTGGACGACATCAAggcacccacattgattgggtacaCGGCCATGACAGAAACCATAAGCACTGCTCTCTCCAAAGGTAAGTTGTTTTCATTCTTGCATGGGTCAAGTATCATACATACAAAAGTCTGCCACCCCTTCGCCTCGAAGCTCAATGTCTTTTTGACtcgtttcacttggtttcttcaagaTCACTTCTAAATCGTATAGAACTTGTAatatagaagtaaatgacattaaacacATCATTTTATCATCAAATATAGCAAAAATCTAAGCTTAAAGACGAGATAAGTTGGtgaaataccaacttatcaaacccccaaacataaactattgcttgtcctcaagcaatgaaAATGATAAAATCTCCTTTCAAGCATATAACTCAAAAGTACATCAATATCATGCCAAGTCAAAAAGCTCTACTGTAAACACAAACACATGACTTTgattggtaccaacaattaaccCAAAGCATATGAATTACCAACACTTCTCATGAACTTCATTACATTTCAAGTGCTCAAACACAATGCAAATTAAAGTAGCGATCAAAtcatgacactaaagcttcaaaatttgTCTCTCTATCAATATTATCTTCCCTAGTTCATTCTTCCCAATTGGAAATGGAATTACATTCACAACTCAAATCTTATGTGCCCTCACACTTAAGAGAGAATCTCACACTCATAATTTGCAATTAAAACATAAATAggatatcaaatggaaagaattaactctcactctcacaaagataTTCAAATGCACAAAAGTAGTGTcataggcttgcccttattttaattcgcCGCCTATTCAAGAACGTTCggttggagatcccataaggactttttgAGCTTGTAATGCAGGTCTAGGGAAGGGTTGGATAAGCATTTGGGGTACAAGTGACgacaccctccttgaacactactcacatttgtCTTTCGTCTTGCACTTTGACGAGGCCAATGCGTATAAGATTTTGCTACTCGTACtttgtcaaattctagtatagtttatgatatcgtcccacagagattggagaatctaggtacaaacttataatattcttactactatttgagagaatcagattgatgaagttttgtttgttgaaaatttaaattgcttaagttaaaacaaaataactttcggaagatttatatttaaaaagatTTGGGAATCACTGAATTCAGTCGATAGcatgataataataaaatcttagcTTCTACATGTACTTCTCTTAGGAATAACTGTTTATTGCTAATGCAATTATATTTTGCTCACtaagaaataataaattaataacaCTACGCGAGGTTATGTAAATCAATTGATATATGACTCGTGacgattaaactgaaataattttCTTGCCTGAATTGTGCTAAAAGATAGCAAAAACCTCTTGCGAttaatttttactaaaaatcaataatcttgccaACTACAACTCCTCTGTGAGAATTAGAATGGAAGTAAGCAAGATTACAGACTTGGAATAATAGCTTAAAAAGAATTACTCTCACTCTATTATTTTACCCAATATTTATCGTATACTAATTTTGCTTCGTAAGAATTATAAAATTGACATACAAGTAACTTTGGAGAATAAATagatagaagtgataataattaattaaaactaatattcCAGCACAATATCGAAATATAATTAGAACGTTTCAGGTCAAGCATGTAGTAAAGTTGAGATTAATATTATAACGATCtcgagcttcatcaactatcccaacaaaagagaTTACTCTATTATGGAGTCTTTAAATCTCACAAAGAAAGATATTCTTAAAATACTATCAATactctttagaaaattcaaaaactacaagAGAAAAGTGCAAGAGATAAAGAAAGAAGTAAGACAAAAGCTAGAGAAAAGTTACTAATTAGGCACGCATGATCTTCCTCCTTTCAACACAAACATCCTATTTATAGGAATCAAATCTTATAAGGTGTCACGATACCTCCTGGTTCTTTTGTCATGATGTGTCGTGCTTCTATTGCCATGATGCATCGTGCTTCTATTGCCATAATACCTCGTAGTTCTTTTGCCATGATGCCTCGTGCTTCTCTTTTTATTCCTTTATTTGATTTATCATGATATTTTTATTTCTTGCAAAATACTATTAGAAAATACAGATAAttgacatattatatatatattatttaaaatattttatttttaagtatataatatatgaatattttatagtcatcaaACTCCCCCGAACTTGAAtccttgctcgtcctcgaggcaataattttattaataattgttgtttcttgtagagtagaaaagtaaaaaaataaagtttCACATAAAATTCAAAACCTATAAGTTTTTCAAGTCGTCAAATCTATACCttgtttctgcttctgcttttgttTGCCAAAAACTTTCAACTCCTCTTTCGATGAACCTTTTGAGATTGATAACATTATGATCACAATTTCgagtttctcaaattttgtccataggcttgcccttcatgtCAGTCTCCACTAATGTAGAATCAATACTAATTTCTAAAATTAATTTAGTACTTTTTCAGGCTTGTAATGATAGGCTTAATGCTGGTAAGATAGAGGGATATATTGGTAGTGACTTTGTTCCATCCAGCTTTATTATGAGAGCTGACTATTTTACCAAAGTAACTATGTACAACTCAACACAAAGAAAATAACTCTAGCGATTGAGCTAAAGGTCCCGTTCTCCAATTCCATAATTAATATCACTTAAATCATCATTTCTCTCAATAGATACCTTAAATTCAAGCTTCTTGAACCAAGAATTTATTCTACAGATATATACAcattgtttctttttatttttccccttttttacTAGAGTGAAATAGAACATTTACTCCATAAGTATTCTTTCATCGCTTGCTTTAATAATCATTTTTTCTCAACTATAACCGGAAGGAGTAGTATCAATCTTTTTGTAGGATAAACCAATATGGTGTATCAATAAAATTTTGTTTatccctcttttcttttttttcttttttttgggctCGGAGTTGGGTGATAAAAggtaaaatataaatatttatggTTAAAAATATATAGTCTAAAAAGGAtatcaaagaaagcctaatttTATTCTAAAAATAGTGTTGTCTAGAATTTCGCCTTGATAGACATTTGGAGCAAGTTCTAGCAGAATTTTATTGATTCTACCTATTGAGATCATAATGCTTCTCAATTCCAACACTTTCTCAAATTTGGAGATACTCGTTCTTGCCttcacaaaaataaaatcacaaacttGGAAGTTATATGGcataaatgaaaaaaattatgttTGAAAATATGTAAACTTTTACTTTAAACTTAATATTGTACAAGAACAACAactaagaataaaataaaagatggatatatatatatatatatatatatatatatatatatatatatatatatatatatatatatatatatatatagagagagagagagagagagagagagagagagggagggagAGAGAACAAAAAACTCAAAAGAGTGTGTGACAACAcatgtttttatatgtaatagccTGACTAATTTAAGACCTTATCAGTCATTTGGTCCTGGTTTAAATATAAACCAACAAATTTACATGTGCCAACATTTTGAATTGATTCATTAAATGATTAATCAACCAGTTACTTAGGCATACCGATCACCATAGAGTTACTCCTGCACAAGTGACTCTGTTTTTGTAGAGGCCTTCATGAGATGTTCTGGTTGTACAATAACCTGGATATTGACCAGATCAATTGATTAAGCATTTAATTATCCAAATCTATGTTGGGCTTATGAGGCTCCACTACTTCTCCCTCAATGGCTACGGGTTTTGTATCGTAGTTCTGAGTTTAACGTCGCCAGCTCGACATATTAATTGCAGAATTCATCAGTCTATCAAAGTAACCGATGGATGTTGTTCAAAATGTCTTCCATAGTACAATTTTAGTCTGTGACCATTTACCTTAAACTTGTATACTCCATTTTTCTGAATTTCAATTGCCCCGTACGGAGTAACACCTATAATATTGTAAGGACCCGTCCACCTGGATTTTAATTTTCCTGGGAATAACCTGAGTCGGCTATTGTAAATAAGTACCTGGTCTCCAATTTTGAAACTCTTTGGTCGGATCAACTTGTCATGCCatatttttgttgtttctttAAAAATTTTAGCATTTTCATAGGTTCCCAATCTCAGTTCTTCCAATTCATTAACCTGAATAAATCGCTCTTTACCAGCGGAGGTTAAATCAAAGTTCAGTGTTTTCAATGCCTAAAAAGCTTTATGTTCTAATTCTACGGGCAAATGacaagtttttccaaagactaatCTATATGGAGATGTTTTAATTGGCGTTTTGAAAGCCGTTCGGTACgcccataatgcatcatctaATTTCAAAGCCCAGTCTTTTCTTGAGACTCCAACCGTTTTTTCAAGAATTCTTATTAACTCGCAGTTGGAAACCTCAAATTTCCCTTGAGTTTGAGAATGATATGGTATTCCTACTTTGTGAATCACATTATATTTTGACAGTAAAGTAGAAAATTGCCTATTGATGAAATGAGTTCCTTGGTCACTAATGATGACTCACAATGTGCCAAAtctggtaaaaatattttttctaagaAAATTACACACTGTACGAGCATCATTCTTTTTTGTAGGGATGGCTTCAACCCATCTTGACACGTAATCCACAACCACAAGGATATATTCAAAAGAGTGAGAAGAAGGAATAGGACCCATAAAATCTattccccaaacatcaaatatttcacatatTTGTATTGATTGCAGTGGCATCTCATCTCTCTTGGTGATATTACATGTTCTCTGACACCTGTCACATTGTGCTACATATGCTTGGGCATCTTTAAAGAGTGTGGTCCAGAAGAATCCGGCTTCTAGAACTTTAAAAGTTGTTCGATTTGCTGCATAATGTCCTCCAATTGCTCTATCATGACAATGATATAGAATTTTATTCATCTCTTCTTCAGGTACACACCTTCTAATGATATTATCTGCACAATTTTTGAATAAGTAAAGTTCATCCCACAGATAATACTTTGCATCAAATATAAGCTTTTTTCTTTGCTGGTAAGAGTAATCTTGTGGTATCCACTTTCCAACCAAGTAATTCGTGATATCTGCAAACCAGGGTGGTTGAGTCACAATTGTGTCAACTGAAAAATATGTTCATCAGAAAATTCTTCTTTTATCTCATTAAACTCAAGGGGAGGATTTTCTAATCTAGACAAATagtcagctacttggttctctgtccCTTTTTTGTCCTTTATCTCAAGGTCAAATTCTTGCATAAGTAGAATCCATCTTAATAATCTAGGTTGAGCATCTTTCTTAGCTAAGAGGTATTTTAAAGCTGCATGATCAGTAAAAACAGTGACTTTGGTCCCTATCAAATAGGAGTGAAGCTTATCAAAAGCAAACACTACTGCTATAACTCTTTTTCTGTCGTGACATAATTCACTTGTGTCTCACTCAATGTCCTACTAGCATAGTATATGGGACGAAAAATCTTATCCCTTCTTTGGCCTAAAACAGCTCCAACTGTtgtatcactagcatcacacattaCCTCAAAAGGTTGGTTCCAATCAGGGGACACAACTACAATGCAGTTGATAAATTTTCCTTAAGGGTTTCAAATGCTTTCACACAGTCACCTGAAAAATCAAACTTAGTATCTTTCATCAAGAGGTTAGTCAGCGGTTGTGAAATctttgagaagtcttttatgaatcgtCTGTAAAAACCTGCATGACCTAGAAAACTTCTAATTCCTTTCACAATTGTGGGAGGGGGGTAATTCTTCTATAAGATTAAATTTTGCCTTATCAACTTCTATCCCTTTAGCAGTGATTTTATGTCCTAAAATAATTCCTTCTGTAACCATAAAATGTCATTTTCCCAATTAAGAACTatgtttgtttcttcacatcttttaAGAACTAAGGTCAAATGGTTAAGACAATCCTTATATGTTTTGCCAAATAGTATAAAATCAgccataaaaatttcaagaaatttgTCAGTCATGTCAGCAAAAATTGCTGACATGCAAtactgaaatgtagcaggggcaTTGCACAGACCAAATGACATTCTCCTATAGACATATGTTCCATGAGGGAATGTGAAGGTTGTCTTATCTTGATCTTCTGGTGCAATTGGtatctgattatatcctgaatagcCATCAAGAAAATAGTAAAAACCATATCCGGCAATTCTTTccaacatttgatcaataaatggcAAAGGAAAAGGATCTTTTCTAGTGACATCATTGAGACGTCTGTAATCAATACAGACTCTCCATCCTGTAATAGTCCTGGTAGGTATGAgctcattattttcattttttataactatcattcctcctttctttggtaATACCTGAATGGGACTTACCCACGGGCTGCCAGAAATGGGGTATATAATACCTGCTGCCAACAGTTTTACGATCTCTTTTTTTACTACTTCCTGCATTGTTGGATTCAATCTTCTTTGCGACTGGACTATTAGCTTGTAGGTATCCTCCATGAGGATTCTGTGTGTAAAAATAGCCGGACTAATCCCTTTAATATCTTCTACAGTCCACCCCATTTGTGTGCTTTCAATACTTTAATCAAACTATTTTCTTGTTCTGCAGTAAGAGAAGATGAAATAATTATTGGAAATAATTCTTGCTCAAGATAAACATATTTCAAATAAGAAGGGAGagttttgagttcaatttttgATTGAACTTGTTCAGAtttcatctcttcttcttctgaaTCTTTGTCCAATATTTCAGCTTCTCTTCTGATGGTGGGATCATCATCATGTGTGGTGCCTAATTTGATCAAGCATATTTCCATCGAATCTGGAATTAATTGATCATCTTTGAATTCATCTGTAAGATAACTAAACATGTCAATTGAAAAACATGAAGATGATGTTTCATCGCCTGAATATCTTAGTATTTTTTTCATATCAAATATGACTCTTTCTTCATCAAATCTTAAAATTAATTGTCCTTGATGAACATCTATAGTTGCTCTTCTTGTAGCAAGAAATGGTCTACCTAAAATTATTGGTTCATTAGGACATTCTTTCATTTTAAGTACTATAAAATCTACAGGGAAAACAAACTTATCTACTCTTACGAGTACATTTTCAATTATTCCCTTAGGTTTCTTAGTACTTTGATCTACAAACTGAAGAGAAACACTTGTGTCTTTTATTTCACCAAGATCTAATTTTTTAAAGATAGAAAATGGCATTAAATTTATTGAAGCTCCAGAATCACAAAGTGTCTTTTCAAAATATACTCCTCCCAAggtgcatggaattgtaaaacCGCCTGGATTACCAAGTTTTTGtggtagcttattttgaagtatagcaCTGCATTTTTCCGTAAGTATTACCCCGGAAACTTCTtctaattttcttttacttgacaaaatttcctttaaaaatttggCATATGAAGGCATTTATAACAAAGCATCAGTAAAAGGAATATTGATgtgaatttattttaaaatctccaaaaattttgCAAATTGGTTGTCAagcttttcttttttcattttttgtggaaAGGGAATAGTCACAGGGAGAGGAGTCAATTTTTCAatattgttttcttcttttttcgtgACTTCTTTCTCTTATGATGGTTCAGAGTGTGTTTCAACATTCTTACCATTGTTTACCTGTTGTTCTGACTGGTCTGCATAGGGTTCATCAAGGTCCTTACCTGACCATAAGGTGATGGACTTAAGGTGCTCTTTGGGTTTTTCTCTGTATTTCTTGGTAAGGGACCTTGAATCTTTTCAAAAACAAGAGCTGCCAATTGGCTCAACTGTATTTCCAGATTTTTGAGGGATGAATTTTGGCTCTCCATATTTTCATCAGTGACCTTAATATATTTATACAGAAGATCATCAAGACTTGAATGAGCTTGTTGAGGCCTTTGCTGATAGGGCCCTGCTTGTTGATAAGGTCTAAAGTTTGATTGACCATGGTTTGGATTCTGGTATCCAGGTGTACCCtgtatttgttgcttctggaagCTTTGAGAGTTCTCTGCACCATTTGGATTGTTCTATTGAAATCCTGGATGTTTCTGTGCCATTGGACTTCCAAAAGGATATTTCTTGTAACCGATGACATTGACATGTTCATCATTGTGATTGGTTGCTTGACATTCATGGCTCTGATGATTTCCTCCACACATGTCACAAGCCGCAGATTGGCTTGGTTGTTGTGTATTCACCTAAAAAGTTTCAAACTTTTGTGCAAAAGAAACAATTTGTTGTGTTAGTGTATTTAAAGCATCAACCTGATTTATTGTAGCGGCCTTGTTGATAATTATACGCTCAGATGGTCATTGGATGGCATTCTCAGAAATTTCATTAAACAATTGCAATGCTTTCTCTGTTGTTTTTCCCATTACTAAACCTGTTGCAGCTGCATCTATCACATTTCTAGAAGAGGGTTTTAGCCCGTGATAAAAAATATACAATTGCATATGTTCAGGAATATCGTGGTGTGAACATTTTCTTAACATTGCTTTTAACCTTTCCCAAGCTTGATAAACTGACTCTGTGTCAGTCTGCAAGAAATTAGATATGTCTTGTCTTAACTTTATGGTTTTAGCAggggaaaaatatttgtttaaaaatttctGAGTCATTTGATCCCATGTGGTAATGGAACCTTGTGGCAAACTTCGCAACCAAGTCTTGGCATCTCCTTTTAAAGAGAAAGGAAATAGCCTTAAattgatagcttcaggaggtactCCATTATACTTAGTTGtttcaacaagttccaaaaaGTCAATTAAATGACTGTGTGGATCTTCACTTGTATCTCCAGTGAAGATGCAAGACTGTTGAATTGTTTGAATCAGGTCAGTCctgatttcaaagttgttggctGCCACTGGAAGTTTTCTGACACTTGATTCATAGTTGAAGCGGTCAGGTCTAGCATAATCTCTTAGGATTCTATTTGTTGGCCTTGGCGCCACTTCATCAAATTGATCCTCTATTTGGACTGGTGGTGGTACCTCGCGTGGGTTGATATTTTCTACTTCCTGATTCTCCATACCTTCACAAGCTATGCTTTGGGAAGATAATGCTTGTCCTTTCCTGCGCAATCGAAGAGatctttcaatttcaggatcgtaATTGACCAACTCTTTTATAAAAGAGCAGGTCATAAACtactcaaaattctaa
Coding sequences within:
- the LOC138879971 gene encoding uncharacterized protein, whose amino-acid sequence is MNVKQPITMMNMSMSSVTRNILLEVQWHRNIQDFNRTIQMVQRTLKASRSNKYRVTDENMESQNSSLKNLEIQLSQLAALVFEKIQGPLPRNTEKNPKSTLSPSPYGQEILSSKRKLEEVSGVILTEKCSAILQNKLPQKLGNPGGFTIPCTLGGVYFEKTLCDSGASINLMPFSIFKKLDLGEIKDTSVSLQFVDQSTKKPKGIIENVLVRVDKFVFPVDFIVLKMKECPNEPIILGRPFLATRRATIDVHQGQLILRFDEERVIFDMKKILRYSGDETSSSCFSIDMFSYLTDEFKDDQLIPDSMEICLIKLGTTHDDDPTIRREAEILDKDSEEEEMKSEQVQSKIELKTLPSYLKYVYLEQELFPIIISSSLTAEQENSLIKVLKAHKWGGL